Proteins found in one Miscanthus floridulus cultivar M001 chromosome 4, ASM1932011v1, whole genome shotgun sequence genomic segment:
- the LOC136552669 gene encoding scopoletin glucosyltransferase-like, with amino-acid sequence MASNDEQQPIHILFFPFIAPGHLIPVAAMAALFASRGIKCTILTTPVNATVIRSAVDEANNAFRGTDALAIHISTIPFPDVGLPPGVESVVGISEADLHKLLEGVQRLREPLDRFLAEHHPVPDAVVVDSFYLWAADVAAEHGIPRLSFLGSSLFARACNESLLRNNPFALAPDDPDAVVSLPELPHRVALRRSQVMDPRKDQLQWDYNQLVHAADRRSYGEVFNSFAELEPDYVEHYRTTLGRRVWLVGPVAHANASEDDMPPGAERCLRWLDEKPRGSVVYLAFGTLANFSEAELREVARGLQLSGKNFLWVMKSGGADTTADASEWMPEGFAELIDVGARGLLFRGWAPQRLILEHSAVGGFVTHCGWNSVLEAVSAGVTLVTWPRYADQFYNEKLVVEVLKMGVGVGAGDYASHLEVRREVISGVKIAEAIDGVMGGDQEAEAIRKKAMELRGKARSATDKGGTSYDDVGKLIHELMARRRSVHS; translated from the coding sequence ATGGCTTCCAATGATGAACAGCAGCCAATACATATTCTCTTCTTCCCGTTTATTGCGCCTGGCCACCTCATACCGGTCGCGGCCATGGCCGCCCTCTTTGCTTCACGTGGCATCAAGTGCACCATACTCACCACTCCCGTAAACGCCACCGTTATCCGCTCGGCCGTTGACGAGGCCAACAACGCCTTCCGCGGCACCGACGCCCTGGCGATCCACATCTCCACCATCCCCTTCCCTGATGTCGGACTCCCGCCGGGCGTCGAGAGCGTTGTAGGCATCTCAGAGGCCGACCTCCACAAGTTGCTGGAAGGAGTCCAGCGGCTCCGCGAGCCCTTGGATCGGTTCCTGGCCGAGCACCACCCCGTCCCCGACGCCGTCGTGGTCGACAGCTTCTACCTGTGGGCCGCGGACGTCGCCGCCGAGCACGGCATCCCACGGCTGTCTTTCCTTGGGAGCAGCCTGTTCGCCCGGGCCTGTAACGAATCCCTGCTCCGCAACAACCCGTTCGCGCTCGCTCCAGATGACCCCGACGCCGTCGTGTCCCTGCCGGAGCTGCCGCACCGCGTCGCGCTGAGGCGCAGCCAAGTGATGGACCCAAGAAAGGATCAGCTGCAGTGGGACTACAACCAGCTCGTGCACGCCGCGGACCGGAGGAGCTACGGCGAGGTGTTCAACAGCTTCGCCGAGCTGGAGCCGGACTACGTCGAGCACTACCGCACGACGCTCGGCCGCCGTGTGTGGCTGGTCGGCCCGGTCGCCCACGCCAACGCCAGCGAGGACGACATGCCGCCCGGGGCGGAAAGGTGCCTGCGGTGGCTCGACGAGAAGCCACGCGGCTCAGTTGTGTACCTCGCATTCGGCACACTAGCCAATTTCTCGGAGGCGGAGCTGCGGGAGGTGGCGCGCGGCCTACAGCTGTCCGGCAAGAATTTTCTGTGGGTCATGAAGAGTGGAGGAGCGGACACGACGGCGGATGCATCGGAATGGATGCCCGAAGGCTTCGCCGAGCTGATTGATGTCGGAGCACGCGGCCTCCTCTTCCGGGGTTGGGCTCCCCAGAGGCTTATCCTCGAGCACTCCGCTGTCGGTGGGTTCGTGACGCACTGTGGATGGAACTCGGTGCTGGAGGCCGTCAGCGCTGGGGTGACGCTGGTGACGTGGCCTCGGTACGCTGACCAGTTCTACAACGAGAAGCTCGTCGTCGAGGTGCTCAAGATGGGGGTCGGTGTCGGTGCCGGCGACTATGCCTCCCACCTTGAGGTCCGCCGCGAGGTGATCAGCGGTGTGAAGATCGCGGAAGCCATTGACGGAGTGATGGGTGGGGACCAAGAGGCCGAGGCGATAAGGAAAAAGGCTATGGAGCTCCGTGGGAAGGCTAGGAGCGCAACAGACAAGGGCGGCACTTCGTATGACGATGTCGGAAAGCTGATCCACGAGTTGATGGCTCGCCGGAGATCTGTCCATTCATGA